One Etheostoma spectabile isolate EspeVRDwgs_2016 chromosome 12, UIUC_Espe_1.0, whole genome shotgun sequence genomic window carries:
- the LOC116699777 gene encoding nucleolin isoform X1, protein MAKTDVKRHSKRLSKVVTNEVEEKEDNVEGQTEIVSSSKQIVVTEEDSPRKDQEEPESQMDTVIEVKGSVTTVAVSWDKKSEDAENKANASDQMDREEPIISSSDAVGSTEDRPSESVETKMEQEMQESGESQMDIVAGSTATVTMTWDKENEEGQSKDVNKEANGGEQTTVGKTTVKGKRKASSAVETSPSKKTKHINDGFCLYVGNLNNSKTFDEIKASLANYLMKQSLLVQDIRLDRSKKHAFVDLASEMDLTKGLTLNGEMMDEKPMKIAKAKVKSADAVKIKAPAEDKKAKDSRCLFLKNVPYTATKEDILKAFRKAIAVRFPGGTEGPKKGIAFVEFKNKAIAEKVRQWKHEVKIQGRVLIVDGVGERNTPEVPKDNTKAAAPPNDSLFVSNLPHNVNEINLKKVFQKAVKIQVPKKQGKSIGFAFVEFAAVADAEKALQSSQNLKISQKEIKVEFCKRRAQSEKANVLSKTLIVMGLAEKTTAETLKGAFEGAFSARVAVDKETGVSKRFGFVEFESEDDCKAVKEAMEDCEIDGSKVTVAYAKAKGAKGPGHPAKPPLAPSGQPAGQRAGKGRRKAKGKGRGASTPQDAVKEVDKL, encoded by the exons ATGGCGAAGACAGAC GTGAAAAGACACAGTAAAAGACTAAGCAAAGTTGTCACCAatgaagttgaagaaaaagagGACAATGTTG AAGGACAGACCGAGATTGTCTCTTCAAGCAAACAAATAGTGGTAACGGAGGAGGATTCTCCCAGGAAGGACCAAGAGGAACCAG AGTCTCAGATGGACACTGTCATTGAAGTAAAAGGAAGTGTGACCACAGTGGCTGTATCCTGGGACAAGAAGAGTGAGGATGCAGAAAACAAGGCTAATGCAAGTGATCAGATGGATAGAG AAGAACCGATCATCTCTTCATCTGATGCCGTCGGCTCCACAGAGGACCGTCCCAGTGAGAGTGTAGAGACAAAGATGGAGCAAGAGATGCAGGAATCTGGAG AATCTCAGATGGACATTGTGGCTGGAAGTACAGCCACAGTAACCATGACCTGGGACAAGGAGAATGAGGAGGGACAGAGCAAAGATGTCAATAAGGAAGCCAACGGAGGTGAACAGACGACTGTTGGAAAAACAACAG TAAAAGGGAAGCGGAAGGCAAGTTCTGCTGTTGAGACCTCTCCATCAAAGAAAACCAAGCACATCAATGATG gCTTCTGTCTTTATGTTGGCAACCTGAACAACTCCAAAACATTTGACGAAATCAAAGCTTCCTTAGCAAATTACTTGATGAAACAAAGTCTCCTGGTCCAAGACATCAGATTAGACCGGTCCAA aAAACATGCATTTGTAGATTTGGCCTCCGAGATGGACTTAACCAAAGGCTTGACGTTGAACGGAGAAATGATGGATGAGAAGCCAATGAAGATTGCCAAAGCAAAGGTCAAAAGTGCTGATGCGGTGAAGATTAAAGCTCCAGCGGAGGACAAAAAGG CCAAAGATagcagatgtttgtttttgaaaaatgtccCATACACCGCAACAAAAGAGGACATTCTGAAAGCGTTCCGCAAGGCCATCGCCGTTAGGTTTCCTGGTGGAACCGAAGGCCCAAAGAAAGG tattGCTTTTGTggagtttaaaaataaagctattGCTGAGAAAGTACGGCAGTGGAAACACGAAGTAAAGATCCAAGGCCGGGTTTTGATTGTGGACGGTGTCGGAGAAAGAAATACGCCTGAAGtccccaaagacaacacaaaag CTGCAGCTCCTCCAAATGACAGCTTATTTGTGAGCAATTTGCCTCACaatgtaaatgaaataaacctCAAGAAAGTCTTTCAGAAAGCTGTTAAAATCCAAGTACCAAAAAAGCAAGGCAAATCAATAGG GTTTGCGTTTGTTGAGTTTGCAGCGGTGGCAGATGCTGAAAAGGCCTTGCAGTCATCACAAAACCTGAAAATCTCACAAAAGGAGATCAAGGTGGAATTCTGCAAAAGGAGAGCACAGTCAGAGAAGGCAAACG TCCTATCTAAAACCCTGATCGTGATGGGCCTTGCCGAGAAGACGACAGCAGAGACTCTGAAAGGTGCTTTTGAAGGGGCTTTCAGTGCAAGAGTCGCTGTAGATAAAGAGACCGGAGTTTCAAAAAG GTTTGGATTTGTGGAGTTTGAGAGTGAAGACGACTGCAAAGCTGTCAAAGAAGCCATGGAGGACTGTGAGATAGATGGCAGCAAAGTGACTGTGGCTTATGCAAAAGCCAAGGGCGCAAAAGGTCCAGGACACCCCGCCAAGCCCCCCCTGGCACCCAGTGGACAGCCCGCAGGTCAGAGGGCCGGGAAAGGCCGGCGTAAAGCCaaag GTAAAGGACGTGGAGCCAGCACACCACAGGATGCTGTTAAAGAAGTGGACAAGTTGTAG
- the LOC116699777 gene encoding nucleolin isoform X2, whose amino-acid sequence MAKTDVKRHSKRLSKVVTNEVEEKEDNVEGQTEIVSSSKQIVVTEEDSPRKDQEEPESQMDTVIEVKGSVTTVAVSWDKKSEDAENKANASDQMDREPIISSSDAVGSTEDRPSESVETKMEQEMQESGESQMDIVAGSTATVTMTWDKENEEGQSKDVNKEANGGEQTTVGKTTVKGKRKASSAVETSPSKKTKHINDGFCLYVGNLNNSKTFDEIKASLANYLMKQSLLVQDIRLDRSKKHAFVDLASEMDLTKGLTLNGEMMDEKPMKIAKAKVKSADAVKIKAPAEDKKAKDSRCLFLKNVPYTATKEDILKAFRKAIAVRFPGGTEGPKKGIAFVEFKNKAIAEKVRQWKHEVKIQGRVLIVDGVGERNTPEVPKDNTKAAAPPNDSLFVSNLPHNVNEINLKKVFQKAVKIQVPKKQGKSIGFAFVEFAAVADAEKALQSSQNLKISQKEIKVEFCKRRAQSEKANVLSKTLIVMGLAEKTTAETLKGAFEGAFSARVAVDKETGVSKRFGFVEFESEDDCKAVKEAMEDCEIDGSKVTVAYAKAKGAKGPGHPAKPPLAPSGQPAGQRAGKGRRKAKGKGRGASTPQDAVKEVDKL is encoded by the exons ATGGCGAAGACAGAC GTGAAAAGACACAGTAAAAGACTAAGCAAAGTTGTCACCAatgaagttgaagaaaaagagGACAATGTTG AAGGACAGACCGAGATTGTCTCTTCAAGCAAACAAATAGTGGTAACGGAGGAGGATTCTCCCAGGAAGGACCAAGAGGAACCAG AGTCTCAGATGGACACTGTCATTGAAGTAAAAGGAAGTGTGACCACAGTGGCTGTATCCTGGGACAAGAAGAGTGAGGATGCAGAAAACAAGGCTAATGCAAGTGATCAGATGGATAGAG AACCGATCATCTCTTCATCTGATGCCGTCGGCTCCACAGAGGACCGTCCCAGTGAGAGTGTAGAGACAAAGATGGAGCAAGAGATGCAGGAATCTGGAG AATCTCAGATGGACATTGTGGCTGGAAGTACAGCCACAGTAACCATGACCTGGGACAAGGAGAATGAGGAGGGACAGAGCAAAGATGTCAATAAGGAAGCCAACGGAGGTGAACAGACGACTGTTGGAAAAACAACAG TAAAAGGGAAGCGGAAGGCAAGTTCTGCTGTTGAGACCTCTCCATCAAAGAAAACCAAGCACATCAATGATG gCTTCTGTCTTTATGTTGGCAACCTGAACAACTCCAAAACATTTGACGAAATCAAAGCTTCCTTAGCAAATTACTTGATGAAACAAAGTCTCCTGGTCCAAGACATCAGATTAGACCGGTCCAA aAAACATGCATTTGTAGATTTGGCCTCCGAGATGGACTTAACCAAAGGCTTGACGTTGAACGGAGAAATGATGGATGAGAAGCCAATGAAGATTGCCAAAGCAAAGGTCAAAAGTGCTGATGCGGTGAAGATTAAAGCTCCAGCGGAGGACAAAAAGG CCAAAGATagcagatgtttgtttttgaaaaatgtccCATACACCGCAACAAAAGAGGACATTCTGAAAGCGTTCCGCAAGGCCATCGCCGTTAGGTTTCCTGGTGGAACCGAAGGCCCAAAGAAAGG tattGCTTTTGTggagtttaaaaataaagctattGCTGAGAAAGTACGGCAGTGGAAACACGAAGTAAAGATCCAAGGCCGGGTTTTGATTGTGGACGGTGTCGGAGAAAGAAATACGCCTGAAGtccccaaagacaacacaaaag CTGCAGCTCCTCCAAATGACAGCTTATTTGTGAGCAATTTGCCTCACaatgtaaatgaaataaacctCAAGAAAGTCTTTCAGAAAGCTGTTAAAATCCAAGTACCAAAAAAGCAAGGCAAATCAATAGG GTTTGCGTTTGTTGAGTTTGCAGCGGTGGCAGATGCTGAAAAGGCCTTGCAGTCATCACAAAACCTGAAAATCTCACAAAAGGAGATCAAGGTGGAATTCTGCAAAAGGAGAGCACAGTCAGAGAAGGCAAACG TCCTATCTAAAACCCTGATCGTGATGGGCCTTGCCGAGAAGACGACAGCAGAGACTCTGAAAGGTGCTTTTGAAGGGGCTTTCAGTGCAAGAGTCGCTGTAGATAAAGAGACCGGAGTTTCAAAAAG GTTTGGATTTGTGGAGTTTGAGAGTGAAGACGACTGCAAAGCTGTCAAAGAAGCCATGGAGGACTGTGAGATAGATGGCAGCAAAGTGACTGTGGCTTATGCAAAAGCCAAGGGCGCAAAAGGTCCAGGACACCCCGCCAAGCCCCCCCTGGCACCCAGTGGACAGCCCGCAGGTCAGAGGGCCGGGAAAGGCCGGCGTAAAGCCaaag GTAAAGGACGTGGAGCCAGCACACCACAGGATGCTGTTAAAGAAGTGGACAAGTTGTAG